One window of Posidoniimonas polymericola genomic DNA carries:
- a CDS encoding sigma-70 family RNA polymerase sigma factor, producing the protein MESPKDGSQEPPLKQDRTAEFVALYSENYQRLQYFLLALLPTSNDASDVLQETSLVLWDKFETFQSGTNFFAWACKIARLQSLKHHERNRRGVSLFDDETLEKLAHDAEEYASGPEPRMEVLESCLKDLPESDRTLIRRRYETGASVNKIAEEIGVTANRLSKSLGRIRRALMACLERKLANDF; encoded by the coding sequence ATGGAATCGCCGAAAGACGGCTCACAGGAGCCGCCACTAAAGCAGGATAGAACGGCGGAGTTTGTGGCTCTCTATTCGGAGAACTACCAGCGGCTGCAATACTTCCTGCTCGCTCTCCTGCCAACTTCGAACGACGCATCGGACGTGCTGCAGGAAACCAGCCTCGTCCTGTGGGACAAGTTCGAAACATTCCAAAGCGGCACTAACTTCTTCGCGTGGGCCTGCAAAATCGCCAGGCTGCAAAGCCTGAAGCACCATGAACGGAATAGGCGCGGCGTAAGCCTCTTTGACGACGAGACGCTCGAGAAGCTCGCGCATGATGCAGAGGAGTACGCTAGCGGACCCGAACCCCGGATGGAGGTCCTGGAGTCTTGCCTGAAGGACCTGCCGGAGTCTGACCGGACGCTGATCCGACGTCGCTACGAAACGGGCGCCTCGGTCAACAAGATCGCCGAGGAGATCGGAGTCACGGCGAACCGCCTGTCCAAATCGCTGGGGCGGATACGCCGTGCGCTAATGGCTTGCCTGGAGCGTAAGCTTGCCAACGACTTCTAG
- a CDS encoding ArsR/SmtB family transcription factor: protein MTNSNTRSRTKKVRLTDLEALGNAAECLRTLAHPHRLRIVQMLLQRDFTVGELAEACDIQSHMASEHLRLMQRCGLLSSRKEGRRVFYQVAEDHLASIMQCIETRFGVQ, encoded by the coding sequence ATGACCAACTCCAACACCCGCAGCCGCACCAAGAAGGTCCGCCTGACCGACCTCGAAGCCCTCGGCAACGCCGCCGAGTGCCTGCGGACGCTGGCGCACCCGCACCGCCTGCGGATCGTGCAGATGCTGCTGCAGAGGGATTTTACGGTCGGCGAGCTGGCCGAGGCGTGCGACATACAGAGCCACATGGCGAGCGAGCACTTGCGGCTGATGCAGCGGTGCGGCCTGCTCTCCAGCCGCAAGGAGGGCCGACGCGTCTTCTACCAAGTCGCCGAGGACCACCTGGCCAGTATTATGCAGTGCATCGAGACCCGCTTCGGCGTGCAATAG
- the lhgO gene encoding L-2-hydroxyglutarate oxidase gives MQNSDLLVIGGGIVGLATAYRFTQRFPGKRVTLLEKEDAVALHQTGRNSGVLHSGIYYKPGSLKAINCRDGKLAMEQFCRDEGIPFDVCGKVIVAVDPTELPALDAIRQRGEQNGVACSVIERDELLEIEPHVSGVRALKVPSTGIVDYGEVSRRLADKIRAAGGDVRLSAEVVGIDQGGDQIVAKTVQEEFSAGCLVNCCGLYSDRVAELSGAQPGARIIPFRGEYFKLKDDAKHLVRDLIYPVPDPSFPFLGVHFTRMIDGAVECGPNAVLAFAKEGYFKTDVNLGELAGSLTYPGFVKLALKYWKTGAGEMWRSFSKQAFVKALQRLCPEIRAEHLEPAPAGVRAQAVLRDGSLVDDFLIEEHGAAVNVLNAPSPAATASLNIGGLIVDRLAERF, from the coding sequence ATGCAGAACAGCGACCTGTTAGTTATCGGCGGCGGCATCGTGGGGCTGGCGACCGCCTACCGCTTCACCCAGCGGTTCCCCGGCAAGCGGGTCACGCTGCTCGAGAAGGAGGACGCGGTCGCGCTGCACCAGACCGGCCGCAACTCGGGCGTGCTGCACTCGGGCATCTACTACAAGCCGGGCTCGCTCAAGGCGATCAACTGCCGCGACGGCAAGCTCGCCATGGAGCAGTTCTGCCGTGACGAGGGGATCCCGTTTGATGTCTGTGGCAAGGTAATCGTCGCGGTCGACCCGACCGAGCTCCCTGCGCTGGACGCCATCCGCCAGCGCGGGGAGCAGAACGGCGTCGCGTGCAGCGTGATCGAACGCGACGAGCTGCTCGAGATCGAGCCCCACGTGAGCGGCGTCCGCGCGCTGAAGGTCCCCTCGACCGGCATCGTTGACTACGGCGAGGTGAGCCGCCGTTTGGCCGACAAGATCCGCGCGGCCGGCGGCGACGTTCGGCTCTCGGCCGAGGTGGTCGGGATCGATCAGGGCGGCGATCAGATTGTCGCGAAGACCGTTCAGGAAGAATTCTCCGCGGGCTGCCTAGTAAACTGCTGCGGCCTGTACAGCGACCGCGTCGCGGAGCTGTCGGGCGCGCAGCCCGGCGCGCGGATCATCCCGTTCCGCGGCGAGTACTTCAAGCTCAAGGACGACGCCAAGCACCTGGTGCGGGACCTGATCTACCCGGTGCCCGACCCCTCGTTCCCGTTCCTGGGCGTGCACTTCACGCGGATGATCGACGGCGCCGTAGAGTGCGGACCCAACGCGGTGCTGGCGTTCGCCAAAGAGGGCTACTTCAAGACCGACGTGAACCTCGGTGAGCTGGCGGGCAGCCTGACCTACCCCGGCTTCGTGAAACTGGCCCTCAAGTACTGGAAGACCGGCGCGGGCGAGATGTGGCGGAGCTTCTCCAAGCAGGCCTTCGTCAAGGCGCTGCAGCGGCTCTGCCCCGAGATCCGCGCCGAGCACCTCGAGCCGGCTCCGGCCGGCGTGCGTGCCCAGGCCGTGCTGCGCGACGGCTCGCTGGTCGACGACTTCCTGATCGAGGAGCACGGCGCGGCGGTCAACGTGCTGAACGCGCCCAGCCCGGCGGCGACCGCCTCGCTCAACATCGGCGGGCTGATTGTTGACCGCCTGGCGGAGCGGTTCTAG
- a CDS encoding transglutaminase-like domain-containing protein — protein sequence MRSTYLTAAAALLAALLTAALPRAALAQLKEAEPETEGVVFGEPAVGRFKVGAEITASRGAVKNIRAMVAVPLECAEQEVRIAEEEFSSEVDSVEYRMLNGDGARQMVINIPFLAAGATARAVVTYDVTTRPVLPPEDDQAAAYKIPEKPDRRLRRYLTASPYIESRHGTVRKLHREALAEADEDLSDWQRVELLYDKMLETIEYIEGDDKSALQTLRDGNADCHGRSAVFIALCRSAGVPARVVWVNNHCYAEFYLEDEAGEGRWFPAESAGSRAFGEMPLARVILQKGDSFTVPERRRDKLRYATDFMIGTPMPGSGQPKAKYIREQL from the coding sequence TTGCGTTCGACTTATCTCACCGCCGCCGCCGCGCTGCTCGCGGCGTTGCTGACAGCCGCCCTGCCCCGCGCCGCGCTCGCGCAGCTGAAGGAAGCCGAGCCGGAGACCGAGGGCGTCGTGTTCGGCGAACCGGCGGTCGGCAGGTTCAAGGTCGGAGCCGAGATTACTGCCTCACGCGGCGCGGTGAAGAACATCCGCGCGATGGTGGCCGTCCCGCTTGAGTGCGCCGAGCAGGAGGTGCGGATCGCCGAGGAAGAATTCAGCAGCGAGGTCGATTCAGTCGAGTACCGCATGCTCAACGGCGACGGCGCCCGGCAGATGGTGATCAACATCCCGTTCTTGGCCGCCGGCGCCACGGCCCGCGCGGTCGTGACCTACGACGTCACGACCCGGCCGGTGCTGCCTCCCGAGGACGACCAGGCCGCCGCGTACAAGATCCCGGAGAAGCCCGACCGCCGGCTGCGGCGGTACCTCACGGCCAGCCCGTACATCGAGTCTCGCCACGGCACGGTCCGCAAGCTGCATCGCGAGGCGCTCGCCGAGGCCGACGAGGACCTGTCGGACTGGCAGCGGGTCGAGCTGCTGTACGACAAGATGCTGGAAACCATCGAGTACATCGAGGGGGACGACAAGTCGGCCCTGCAGACCCTGCGGGACGGCAACGCGGACTGCCACGGCCGCAGCGCGGTCTTCATTGCGTTGTGCCGTTCGGCCGGCGTGCCGGCGCGGGTCGTCTGGGTCAACAACCATTGCTACGCCGAGTTTTATCTGGAAGATGAAGCAGGCGAGGGACGCTGGTTCCCCGCCGAGAGTGCGGGCAGCCGAGCCTTCGGCGAGATGCCGCTGGCGCGGGTCATCCTGCAGAAGGGCGACAGCTTCACGGTGCCCGAACGCCGCCGCGACAAGCTTCGGTACGCCACGGACTTCATGATCGGGACCCCCATGCCCGGATCGGGGCAGCCCAAGGCCAAGTACATCCGAGAGCAGCTCTAA
- a CDS encoding rhodanese-like domain-containing protein, which yields MPETIQPGELKSKLASGESVKLIDVRTPAEFQEVHVDGAQNVPLDRIDPANHADDQTIYFVCRSGSRGQTACKKFEAAGMTNVVNVAGGTEACVQAGLPVNRGQKVMSLERQVRIAAGALVVAGTALGFFVHPYWLALPAFVGSGLVFAGVTDTCGMGMMLAKMPWNQGCGSCST from the coding sequence ATGCCCGAAACCATCCAGCCCGGTGAACTGAAGTCCAAGCTCGCCAGCGGCGAGTCGGTCAAGCTGATCGACGTCCGCACGCCGGCCGAGTTCCAGGAGGTGCACGTCGACGGCGCCCAGAACGTGCCGCTCGACCGCATCGACCCCGCCAACCACGCGGACGACCAGACGATCTACTTCGTGTGCCGCAGCGGCAGCCGCGGACAGACCGCCTGCAAGAAGTTCGAGGCCGCCGGCATGACCAACGTGGTGAACGTGGCGGGCGGCACCGAGGCCTGCGTGCAGGCCGGCCTGCCGGTGAATCGCGGCCAGAAGGTGATGTCGCTCGAGCGTCAGGTCCGGATCGCGGCCGGCGCCCTCGTCGTCGCCGGCACGGCGCTCGGCTTTTTCGTCCACCCGTACTGGCTGGCGCTGCCGGCGTTTGTCGGGTCGGGCCTGGTGTTTGCCGGCGTCACCGACACCTGCGGCATGGGGATGATGCTGGCGAAGATGCCGTGGAACCAGGGATGTGGTTCCTGCAGCACTTAG
- a CDS encoding DUF1559 family PulG-like putative transporter — MQNRCKNSRTAFTLVELLVVIAIIGVLIALLLPAVQAAREAARRTQCKNNLKQLSLGCLNHESTHGFLPTSGFGWRWQPDPDKGYGKDQRGGWPYGLLAYVEEQGLRDVASGISGAADKESQMLRLVQTPIEMFVCPSRREAQLYPILRNNFLAFNLRNCRVGDCFVARSDYAGNAGNINPTGQGGPENPAAVNSFAGWITKTQNGAMYQRSTVRLAKITDGTSKTALIGEKYMDPAQYLDGSDPADDQNIFVGHDQDNLRYTGWKPTSSNASVAWTPSQDGSGFNTENGNDIPPFGAPHAGTMNMAFCDGSIRSVEYGVDEEVFYKFGGRDDDTDLYPGP; from the coding sequence ATGCAGAACCGATGCAAGAATAGTCGCACGGCATTTACGCTGGTAGAGCTCTTGGTGGTGATCGCCATCATCGGCGTGCTCATCGCTTTGCTGCTGCCCGCTGTTCAGGCCGCTCGTGAGGCGGCCCGCCGGACGCAGTGCAAGAACAACCTGAAGCAGCTGTCGCTGGGGTGCCTGAACCACGAGAGCACGCACGGCTTCCTGCCCACCTCCGGCTTCGGCTGGAGGTGGCAGCCGGACCCCGACAAGGGCTACGGCAAGGACCAGCGCGGCGGCTGGCCCTACGGCCTGCTGGCCTACGTCGAGGAGCAGGGCCTCCGCGACGTCGCCTCGGGCATCAGCGGCGCCGCCGACAAAGAGTCCCAGATGCTGCGTCTGGTGCAGACGCCCATCGAGATGTTCGTCTGCCCTTCGCGACGCGAGGCACAGCTGTATCCGATTCTGCGGAACAACTTTCTGGCGTTCAACCTCCGCAACTGCCGCGTGGGGGACTGCTTCGTCGCCCGGTCCGACTACGCGGGCAACGCCGGCAACATCAACCCCACCGGTCAGGGCGGACCGGAGAATCCCGCCGCGGTGAACTCCTTCGCCGGCTGGATCACCAAGACTCAGAACGGCGCTATGTACCAACGCAGCACCGTGCGGCTCGCCAAGATCACCGACGGCACCAGCAAGACCGCCCTCATTGGCGAGAAGTACATGGACCCCGCCCAGTACCTCGACGGGTCCGACCCGGCGGACGACCAGAACATCTTCGTCGGCCACGACCAGGACAACCTCCGCTATACCGGCTGGAAGCCGACCAGCAGCAACGCCTCAGTGGCGTGGACGCCCTCCCAGGACGGCAGCGGGTTCAACACTGAGAACGGCAACGACATCCCGCCCTTCGGCGCGCCCCACGCCGGCACCATGAACATGGCTTTCTGTGATGGATCGATCCGCAGCGTGGAGTACGGCGTCGATGAAGAGGTCTTCTACAAATTCGGCGGACGTGATGACGACACCGATCTGTACCCCGGACCCTAG
- a CDS encoding ROK family protein: MSTMASDSDLSNIPPSTATRTRYYAGIDIGGTNIKLGILDDLGNRIAYRSIPTQQEGGPAAAAERSAKAISEMASEARISEIRRVGLATPGPMDLQSGMLICPGNLPAWHNTPIRDLFSKATGVPVTYANDANAAAWGEYWRGAGAEYASMVMLTLGTGVGGGIVLNEQLVEGQHSCGAEIGHIIIDASDDAPINSLGIRGSLEGYCGAYGVVGQAERLLEDKSVETSLRAKAAAGDLTPKVVAIEADAGDAAALSIVMNTAKLLAIGVVTCAHMVDPNSVVIGGGLNFGGAGTPLGDKFIEEVRAQTRCRLIPTLRDKLHIDFALLGGDAGFTGAAGLARRDDRQAG, from the coding sequence ATGAGCACGATGGCCTCCGACAGCGACCTCTCCAACATCCCGCCCAGCACCGCCACCCGCACCCGCTACTACGCGGGGATCGATATTGGCGGCACCAACATCAAGCTCGGCATCCTCGACGACCTCGGCAATCGGATCGCGTACCGCTCGATCCCGACCCAGCAGGAGGGCGGCCCCGCCGCGGCTGCCGAGCGGTCGGCCAAGGCGATCAGCGAGATGGCGTCCGAGGCCCGCATCTCGGAGATCCGCCGCGTCGGGCTCGCCACGCCGGGCCCGATGGACCTGCAGTCCGGCATGCTGATCTGCCCGGGCAACCTGCCGGCTTGGCACAACACACCGATCCGCGACTTGTTCTCCAAGGCGACCGGCGTGCCGGTTACCTACGCCAACGACGCCAACGCGGCGGCGTGGGGCGAGTACTGGCGCGGCGCCGGCGCCGAGTACGCCAGCATGGTGATGCTGACGCTGGGGACCGGCGTCGGCGGCGGCATCGTGCTCAACGAGCAGCTGGTCGAGGGGCAGCACAGCTGCGGCGCCGAGATCGGCCACATCATCATCGACGCGTCGGATGATGCGCCGATCAACAGCCTGGGGATCCGCGGCTCGCTGGAGGGCTACTGCGGCGCCTACGGCGTGGTCGGTCAGGCCGAGCGGCTGCTGGAGGACAAGAGTGTCGAGACCTCGCTGCGGGCCAAGGCGGCCGCCGGCGACCTGACGCCGAAGGTCGTCGCCATCGAGGCCGACGCCGGCGACGCCGCGGCGCTCAGCATCGTGATGAACACCGCCAAGCTGCTGGCGATCGGCGTCGTGACCTGCGCCCACATGGTCGACCCGAACAGCGTGGTGATCGGCGGCGGCCTGAACTTCGGCGGCGCCGGCACGCCGCTGGGCGACAAGTTCATCGAAGAAGTCCGCGCGCAGACCCGCTGCCGCCTGATCCCGACGCTCCGCGACAAGCTGCACATCGACTTCGCCCTCTTGGGCGGCGACGCCGGCTTCACCGGCGCCGCGGGCCTCGCGCGGCGGGACGACCGCCAGGCGGGGTAG
- a CDS encoding glycoside hydrolase family 30 beta sandwich domain-containing protein, whose amino-acid sequence MTGICSRRNTRPAAWLLGAFAPLVWLSLASAESRTGDARDDAEVTIVLSGYTAELAGPPIRHERERLTHWHSAESVAAWTVWVDRPCKLEVQVEMAAQAPFAGSPYVVSVGDASFNGAMQDTGAWDRFSVISLGSAEVPAGEHVVRLQPSELANGVFGNIRSVRLTGKGLRPGHNVKPDTSGPIKVITTAQLRGSRLRECDSLSPLTEAAPNSTTIAVNTSESFQTIEGFGGAFTESAGIVFAQLSPARQEELLRAYFDGETGHGYTLCRTHINSCDFSVGNYSYDEVEGDVDLEHFSIDHDRERLIPLIKAAQRASRGRGFKLLASPWSPPAWMKTNGEMTGGGKLKPEYRDAWARYYCRYIEEYAREGIEIWGLTVQNEPAAVQRWESCIYTAEEERDFVRDFLGPALHSADLANIRLIVWDHNRDLLFDRAKTVYDDPEAAQYVWGAGFHWYVSDEHHHAQMLTDFYPDKKLLFTEGCFEGTEDVGDWTAGERYARSVINDLNSGASGWIDWNLLLNMGGGPNHVGNYCSAPIMADVESDRLLYNSSYYYLGHFSRFIRPGARRVLSANTGRELLSTAFRNEDGSVVVVVLNEQEFPVRYTLAMDGLLTQTLSPERSITTLVIPAGG is encoded by the coding sequence ATGACCGGCATTTGTTCCCGCAGGAATACCCGCCCAGCGGCGTGGTTGCTGGGGGCCTTTGCTCCTCTCGTATGGTTGTCCCTTGCCTCTGCAGAAAGTCGCACGGGGGATGCTCGAGACGACGCGGAAGTCACGATCGTTCTCAGCGGCTACACCGCGGAGCTTGCCGGTCCGCCAATCCGCCACGAGCGCGAAAGGCTGACACACTGGCACAGTGCGGAGAGCGTCGCGGCCTGGACCGTCTGGGTGGACCGGCCTTGCAAGCTGGAGGTGCAGGTCGAGATGGCGGCGCAGGCGCCCTTCGCGGGCAGCCCGTACGTGGTCTCGGTGGGGGACGCGTCGTTCAACGGCGCCATGCAGGACACGGGCGCCTGGGACAGATTCAGTGTGATCTCCTTAGGCAGTGCGGAGGTGCCCGCCGGCGAGCACGTCGTGCGGTTGCAGCCGTCCGAGCTTGCGAATGGCGTGTTCGGCAACATTCGATCGGTGCGCTTAACCGGCAAAGGACTGCGGCCGGGACACAACGTCAAGCCCGACACCTCGGGACCGATTAAGGTAATCACCACAGCGCAGCTGCGCGGCAGCCGTTTAAGAGAATGCGACAGCCTGAGTCCGCTGACAGAGGCCGCGCCAAACTCGACTACTATCGCCGTCAACACGTCAGAGTCCTTTCAGACGATCGAGGGCTTTGGGGGCGCCTTTACGGAATCGGCCGGCATCGTCTTCGCCCAGCTCTCCCCCGCCAGGCAGGAGGAGCTGCTGCGGGCCTACTTCGATGGCGAGACGGGACACGGCTACACACTCTGCCGAACCCACATCAATAGCTGTGACTTTTCTGTGGGCAACTACTCCTACGATGAGGTGGAGGGTGACGTCGATCTTGAGCACTTCAGCATCGACCATGATCGTGAGCGCCTCATACCGCTGATCAAGGCCGCCCAGCGTGCGTCTCGGGGCCGAGGTTTTAAGCTGCTGGCGTCGCCCTGGAGCCCGCCTGCGTGGATGAAAACCAACGGGGAAATGACAGGCGGAGGGAAGCTCAAGCCCGAGTATCGCGACGCCTGGGCGAGGTACTACTGCCGTTACATCGAAGAGTACGCTAGGGAAGGCATTGAAATCTGGGGCCTCACCGTTCAGAACGAGCCGGCGGCGGTGCAGCGTTGGGAGTCTTGCATCTACACCGCAGAAGAAGAACGTGACTTTGTCCGCGACTTCTTGGGGCCGGCGCTCCACAGCGCGGACCTCGCCAACATCCGCCTGATCGTGTGGGACCACAATCGCGATCTGCTCTTCGACCGCGCCAAAACCGTGTACGACGACCCGGAGGCGGCGCAATACGTGTGGGGGGCCGGGTTTCACTGGTACGTTTCTGATGAACACCACCACGCCCAGATGCTGACGGACTTCTACCCGGACAAGAAGCTGCTATTTACCGAGGGTTGCTTCGAGGGCACGGAGGACGTAGGAGATTGGACGGCGGGCGAGCGCTACGCACGGTCGGTCATCAATGATCTCAACAGCGGCGCCAGCGGGTGGATCGACTGGAACCTCCTGCTGAACATGGGCGGCGGCCCCAACCACGTGGGCAACTACTGCAGCGCCCCCATCATGGCCGACGTCGAGAGCGACCGTCTGCTCTACAACAGTTCGTACTACTACCTGGGTCACTTCAGCCGATTCATCCGCCCCGGCGCCCGACGTGTCCTGTCAGCAAACACCGGCAGAGAGCTCCTCTCAACCGCATTTCGCAACGAAGACGGCTCGGTGGTGGTCGTAGTTCTTAACGAACAGGAGTTCCCCGTTCGCTACACCCTGGCTATGGACGGCCTGCTTACCCAAACTCTGAGCCCTGAACGTTCAATCACTACGTTGGTGATCCCTGCAGGCGGCTGA
- a CDS encoding FecR family protein codes for MSHPADNPTPDSLSAVEAREVLTLCTRLQDGLLTEDEAAQLDVWLSRSRAARRLYLRCVALHHGLLTSSGKLQFSEAALLRDRVNGDATQHNDCQGAASLLATLGNDEQDIRSARWRVPGLWQLAASLLLAASLAFFWANWPSVERVASPSQDATTDDLRGVTLSHVSPGAEWRITDGSPPRGARIEAGRSIKLADGEVELTYCCGTKLMLVGPAEFLVEPAGGKLVRGGLVASVTEAGHGFTIETPNGRVVDLGTEFGVAVDDFGVSEVNVFKGKVEAFPDGGPRRGEKIELNKGDGLQWSEDNFVQSSADLHRFISAVLGRDLDASSVPDGRSLVDRFRDTQLDTQKWRTLGAAEPTTAGLRLGGGADCAGRSYLVSNNEFDPALGAITVTCDVEFDELASVGASSFALLTRSANARGVAASPWDDVLASCARCSVESDPDTRAGMLRTGVKLESNRELNSISWSGFSPPIPGVPYRLVVRDDGVNVSFTVSLRDNPSEGKTVTVRSLFRGKRNHIALEGPAVGAVLVDRVEITQDPTLVPIATYGDLSSLVASDTKKHGHEILLLDRLVPQDAELVLHDSFDGEQIDRTKWATLEEVLLDNGGLQLGRANNAGHIDTWKRRPYLLTRLPLNPQEGTLTILGRVRFAENFLSGYGASFAVMTRADRQRGQGPGWENSVLQRGVRVNFWPAAVDLKHTLEVHEKPAANSISLLATQGVEVDPGARSYLFRVVDDGHAVSLTVIDPQRAEEPMTVAAPAAYSAERGAVAFESCWGSPILVDDVRIYQARPRPPTPPTPSDR; via the coding sequence ATGTCACACCCCGCCGACAATCCAACTCCAGACAGCCTTTCCGCGGTCGAAGCACGCGAAGTACTGACGCTGTGCACACGGCTGCAAGATGGCCTGCTGACTGAAGACGAGGCGGCGCAGTTAGACGTCTGGTTAAGTCGAAGCCGTGCCGCCAGACGGCTTTATCTGCGTTGCGTCGCCCTGCACCACGGGCTCCTCACCAGCTCAGGGAAACTTCAGTTTAGCGAGGCCGCGCTGCTACGGGACCGCGTGAATGGGGACGCAACGCAACACAACGACTGCCAGGGCGCCGCTTCGCTGCTGGCGACGCTGGGCAACGATGAGCAGGACATCCGGTCGGCCCGCTGGCGCGTACCCGGACTTTGGCAGCTGGCCGCGTCGCTGCTGCTGGCCGCCTCGCTCGCATTCTTCTGGGCGAATTGGCCGTCGGTCGAGAGAGTAGCGTCGCCGTCCCAGGATGCGACGACCGATGACTTACGCGGTGTGACTTTGAGCCACGTCTCCCCGGGGGCGGAATGGCGGATCACAGACGGATCCCCGCCAAGAGGCGCTAGAATCGAAGCCGGCCGCTCCATCAAACTCGCCGATGGTGAGGTCGAATTGACCTACTGCTGCGGCACCAAGCTGATGCTTGTCGGCCCGGCCGAGTTCCTCGTCGAACCAGCAGGGGGCAAGCTGGTTCGCGGGGGACTGGTTGCATCCGTCACCGAGGCGGGCCACGGCTTCACGATCGAGACGCCCAATGGCAGGGTTGTCGACCTCGGCACCGAATTTGGCGTCGCGGTCGACGACTTTGGGGTGTCCGAGGTGAACGTGTTTAAAGGGAAGGTCGAAGCCTTCCCCGACGGAGGTCCACGGCGGGGGGAAAAGATCGAACTCAACAAGGGAGACGGCCTGCAGTGGAGTGAGGACAACTTTGTCCAGTCGAGCGCCGACCTGCACCGATTTATCAGCGCCGTGCTGGGTCGCGACCTGGACGCCAGCAGCGTGCCCGATGGCCGCTCGCTTGTCGACCGGTTCCGCGATACCCAACTCGACACCCAGAAGTGGCGCACTTTGGGAGCTGCGGAGCCCACCACGGCCGGTCTTCGGCTTGGTGGCGGTGCTGATTGTGCCGGCCGTTCCTACCTCGTTTCCAACAACGAGTTCGACCCTGCTCTCGGTGCGATCACCGTCACGTGCGATGTCGAGTTCGACGAGTTGGCGTCGGTCGGGGCGTCGTCTTTTGCCCTGCTGACCCGCAGCGCCAACGCTCGGGGCGTCGCGGCGTCGCCGTGGGACGATGTGCTCGCATCGTGTGCGCGCTGCAGTGTTGAGTCCGATCCGGACACTAGGGCGGGCATGCTGCGCACCGGCGTCAAGCTGGAAAGTAACCGCGAGCTGAACAGCATCTCATGGAGCGGTTTCTCCCCCCCCATTCCCGGCGTTCCCTATCGACTAGTTGTTCGGGATGACGGAGTGAATGTCTCATTCACTGTCTCGTTGCGTGACAACCCGTCCGAGGGCAAGACGGTAACTGTCCGCTCGCTTTTCCGCGGCAAGCGGAACCACATCGCTTTGGAAGGGCCTGCGGTGGGCGCCGTGCTGGTGGATCGGGTCGAGATCACTCAAGATCCGACGCTCGTCCCGATCGCCACCTACGGCGACCTCAGTTCCCTTGTGGCCAGCGACACAAAGAAACACGGCCACGAGATCCTGCTGCTCGACCGCCTCGTTCCTCAGGACGCTGAGTTAGTCCTTCACGACAGCTTTGACGGCGAGCAGATCGACCGGACCAAATGGGCCACGCTGGAAGAAGTGCTGCTAGACAACGGTGGCCTACAGCTTGGGCGAGCCAATAATGCTGGTCACATCGACACCTGGAAGCGACGGCCGTACCTGCTGACCCGCCTCCCGCTGAACCCGCAAGAAGGCACCCTGACAATCCTTGGTCGCGTCCGATTTGCAGAGAACTTCTTGTCGGGTTATGGCGCCTCATTCGCTGTGATGACGCGGGCGGATCGCCAGCGGGGGCAGGGCCCCGGCTGGGAGAACTCGGTGCTGCAGCGTGGCGTCCGGGTCAACTTCTGGCCCGCGGCGGTGGACCTGAAGCACACGCTCGAAGTCCACGAGAAGCCGGCCGCCAACTCGATATCGCTGCTGGCAACGCAAGGGGTCGAGGTGGATCCGGGCGCGCGGTCGTACCTGTTCCGTGTGGTGGACGATGGGCATGCCGTGTCGCTCACAGTTATCGATCCCCAGCGGGCCGAGGAGCCGATGACCGTGGCCGCGCCCGCGGCGTACTCCGCGGAGCGAGGGGCGGTTGCGTTTGAGAGCTGCTGGGGGTCGCCGATCCTCGTCGATGACGTCCGCATCTACCAAGCACGGCCCCGGCCGCCGACGCCTCCAACACCGAGCGACCGATGA